One Fictibacillus halophilus genomic window, ACTTACGGTATTCTCAAGGGATACAGGCTGGGTATGGTTGAGATTTCAATTTTACTGTCCACTTCACAAGAAATACTGTCGGGTTTTCTTCATTTACTGTCCACTCTTAGAAAAATACTGTCCACTTTTCATATTTTACTGTCCACTTCTTACAGAATACTGTCCAATTGTCTCGACGGACCTTAGCACGTATATATAAAAAAACAAAATAAAAACAACCATAAAAATTTATGATTGTTCTTGTTCTTCATTCTTTGCTTGAACTTCTCTTAATGACTTTATCCGATTTTCATCTTCTTCAAAAAATTGAACTAGATCTCCAATTCGATCAATAGCGTTCCAACTTAAATGATGTTCGATACCCTCAACATCTTGGTAGATGTTTTCTTGGTCGACCCCAATAACTTTCAAGAATTCTTCAAGTAACTCATGTCTATAAACTAGACGTTTTCCAAGTTTTTTTCCGTTCGGTGTTAGAACGAAACCTCTGTATTTTTCATAAACGACATACTTGCCTTTGTCGAGTTTTTGAATCATCTTGGTTACTGAAGAGGGATGCACTTCTAGGTTCTCAGCGAGATCTGATACCCTGGCATAGCCTTTCTCTTCGATTAGGGCATAGATGCGTTCTATATAGTCTTCCATACTTGGGGTTGGCGGCAAATTGTTCACTCCCTATACTAAACCAGCTTGGTCTCTATAAAAAGGATACTATAGAATGGTAAGCGTGACAAGGGAAGCTGTCTTGGCATTTGATCAAGTAAAATATTCAATCTTTGCTTGTGGAAACATCGTATGAATATAATTTTCTACCGTTTCACGCAGTCTTGTCGCCTGATCATCTTGATAAACATATTTTCCAATTCCATATCTACCCCACTTATACTTACGCTCTTCTTCATTCATTTCAAGCTTTGATTTTGGGTAGTTTTTTTCGATAACACGTTTTGCAGGTTTCGTAAAACGGTGCTGAATCAGCTCAAACGTAAGGTCGTTCGTTAGATGCTTTGGAATCTTCGCTTCTAAGATATCAAAAAGTTCTTTATAGCCTTCTTCCCAATCTTTATGAAGATAAAGTGGTGCCACTATAAAACCTAATGGATACCCTGCTTCTGCAACTTTTATGGCAGCATTAATACGCTCCTCAAGCGGACTTGTTCCAAGTTCGAAGTTCTTTATTACATATTGGGAGTTTACGCTAAAACGGAAGCGGGTTCTACCTTGGTGTTTCGCATCTAATAGATGATCTACATGATGATACTTCGTCGTAAATCTAAGTCGACCTAAGTCTGTTGCACCAAAAAACTCAATCGCTCTTTTCAAATTATGTGTAAGATGGTCTATGCCGACAATATCAGATGTACATGAAGCTTCGAATCGCGTGATCTCAGGCGCCCTTTCCTGCATATACTTTTCGGCTTGCGCGAAGATCTCATCTGTATTCACATATGTTCGTAGGTAAGGCTTGCTGCCGAGTGTCGTCTGTAGGTAACAATAGTGACAATGCCCCATGCATCCCGTAGCAAGAGGGATCGCATACTCCGCAGATGGTTTTGATGTATCAAATTTCAACGTTTTTCTGATACCTACCAC contains:
- the mntR gene encoding transcriptional regulator MntR — protein: MEDYIERIYALIEEKGYARVSDLAENLEVHPSSVTKMIQKLDKGKYVVYEKYRGFVLTPNGKKLGKRLVYRHELLEEFLKVIGVDQENIYQDVEGIEHHLSWNAIDRIGDLVQFFEEDENRIKSLREVQAKNEEQEQS
- the splB gene encoding spore photoproduct lyase, coding for MAGANKPFMPQLIYFEPRALEYPLGKELYDRFSKLEVEIRETTSHNQIRDLPGDNDFQKYRTAKSTLVVGIRKTLKFDTSKPSAEYAIPLATGCMGHCHYCYLQTTLGSKPYLRTYVNTDEIFAQAEKYMQERAPEITRFEASCTSDIVGIDHLTHNLKRAIEFFGATDLGRLRFTTKYHHVDHLLDAKHQGRTRFRFSVNSQYVIKNFELGTSPLEERINAAIKVAEAGYPLGFIVAPLYLHKDWEEGYKELFDILEAKIPKHLTNDLTFELIQHRFTKPAKRVIEKNYPKSKLEMNEEERKYKWGRYGIGKYVYQDDQATRLRETVENYIHTMFPQAKIEYFT